The Amycolatopsis methanolica 239 nucleotide sequence CACGCCCGGCGGCCAGGTGGTGCTGCGATGACCGGACGCCTGTTCAAACGCGAGGAGCTGGCGATCGACCCGGTCGACCTGGCCCGCGTCCTGCTCGGTTCGGTGCTGGAGTGCGCGAGTCCCGCGGGCGTCGTGCGCGCGCGGCTGGTCGAGGTGGAGGCCTACCGCGGGGAGGACGATCCCGCGTCGCACTGCTACCGCGGGCGCACCGCACGCAACACGGTCATGTGGGGCCCCGCAGGTCACCTGTACGTGTACTTCGTCTACGGCATGCACTTCTGCGCCAACGTGGTCGGCCGGGAGGACGGCGAGGCGGGAGCGGTGCTGTTGCGCGCCGCCGAGATCACCGAGGGGGCCGATGTGGCGCGGTCCCGGCGCAAGGCCGCGCGCACGGACGTCGAGCTGGCCCGCGGGCCGGCCCGGCTGACCTCCGCGCTCGGCATCGGCCCGCAGCACAACGGAGCCGACCTGGTGGACCCGCATTCGCCGGTGCGCCTGCTGACGGGGGAGGAGGTGCCCGCCGAGCGCGTCCGGTCCGGCCCGCGGGTCGGGGTGGCGGCGGCGATGGACACCCCGTGGCGGTTCTGGATCGACGACTCCCCTGCCGTGTCGCTCTACCGGCGCGGCGGACGGGCCCGCCCCGCCAAATAGTCCGTTGACCTCGTAGGAGAGTATCGAGCCGTGAGCGAACACATCCTCGACGAACTGTCCTGGCGTGGGCTGATCGCGCAGTCCACCGACATCGACGCGCTGCGGAAGGACCTGGACGCCGGTCCGCTCACCCTCTATGGCGGCTTCGACCCGACCGCGGAAAGCCTGCACGCCGGCCACCTCGTCCAGCTGCTGACGCTCGCCCGGTTCCAGCAGGCCGGCCACCGGCCGATCGTGCTCGGTGGGGGAGCGACCGGGCAGATCGGCGACCCGCGCGACATCGGTGAGCGCTCGCTGGTCACGCCCGAGGTGACCGCCGCCCGCCTGGAGAAGATCCGGGTGCAGCTGGAGAAGTTCGTGACCTTCGACGACTCGCCGACCGGGGCGATCGTCGAGAACAACCTGAACTGGTTCAAGGACGTGTCGGCGCTGGACTTCCTGCGGGACGTCGGCAAGCACTTCTCGGTGAACGTGATGCTGGCGCGGGAGACGGTGAAGCGGCGCCTGGCCTCCGACGGCATCTCCTACACCGAGTTCAGCTACCTGCTCCTGCAGTCCTACGACTACCTGACGCTGTTCCGGAAGTACGGGACGAAGCTGCAGATCGGCGGCTCGGACCAGTGGGGCAACATCGTCGGCGGGGTGGACTACATCCGCAAGGTCGACGGCGCGAGCGTGCACGCGCTGACCACACCGCTGGTCACCGACTCCGAGGGCCGCAAGTTCGGCAAGTCCACCGGGGGCGGGAACCTCTGGCTCGACCCGGAGTTGACCTCGCCGTACGCGTGGTTCCAGTACTTCGTGAACGTCGCGGACTCCGACGTCCTGCCCTACCTGCGCATGCTGACGTTCGTGCCGCGCGAGGAGATCGACGAGATCGCGCGGCTGACCGAGGAGAAGCCGCACCTGCGGGCCGGTCAGCGCCGGCTCGCCGAGGAGCTGACCACGCTCGTGCACGGGGAGGACCAGACACGCCAGGTCATCGCCGCGAGCCAGGCCCTGTTCGGCCGCGGTGAGCTGGCGGAGCTGGACGCCCGCACGCTCGACGCGGTCATGGCCGAGGTGCCGGTGGGCGAGGTGCGGCTCGCGGACGAGCCGACGATCGTCGACCTCCTCGTGGCCACGGGTCTCGTGGACAGCAAGGGCGCGGCGCGCCGCACCGTGAAGGAGGGCGGCGCGTACGTGAACAACGCGAAGAT carries:
- a CDS encoding DNA-3-methyladenine glycosylase produces the protein MTGRLFKREELAIDPVDLARVLLGSVLECASPAGVVRARLVEVEAYRGEDDPASHCYRGRTARNTVMWGPAGHLYVYFVYGMHFCANVVGREDGEAGAVLLRAAEITEGADVARSRRKAARTDVELARGPARLTSALGIGPQHNGADLVDPHSPVRLLTGEEVPAERVRSGPRVGVAAAMDTPWRFWIDDSPAVSLYRRGGRARPAK
- the tyrS gene encoding tyrosine--tRNA ligase codes for the protein MSEHILDELSWRGLIAQSTDIDALRKDLDAGPLTLYGGFDPTAESLHAGHLVQLLTLARFQQAGHRPIVLGGGATGQIGDPRDIGERSLVTPEVTAARLEKIRVQLEKFVTFDDSPTGAIVENNLNWFKDVSALDFLRDVGKHFSVNVMLARETVKRRLASDGISYTEFSYLLLQSYDYLTLFRKYGTKLQIGGSDQWGNIVGGVDYIRKVDGASVHALTTPLVTDSEGRKFGKSTGGGNLWLDPELTSPYAWFQYFVNVADSDVLPYLRMLTFVPREEIDEIARLTEEKPHLRAGQRRLAEELTTLVHGEDQTRQVIAASQALFGRGELAELDARTLDAVMAEVPVGEVRLADEPTIVDLLVATGLVDSKGAARRTVKEGGAYVNNAKIADEEWRPERADALHGTWLVVRRGKRNTAGVKLLA